The Alosa alosa isolate M-15738 ecotype Scorff River chromosome 11, AALO_Geno_1.1, whole genome shotgun sequence sequence ACCTGAGCTTAAGCTGACGTCACAACAGCAGCCATCTCAAGAGCTACTACAAAATGTTGCCAACAAGTCAACAGTAGAAAAAGCCACTCAGACAGAGAATTTCTTCACATCTCCAGAACGTTCAACCTTCCTCAATTTTCAACTCAATACATTGACCAAATGCACTGAGCAACCTGTTGACCTGAGCTTGCCCCAAAGACAGCGAGGGCAGAAGAGTATGTGCACAATAAGGGAGGAGAGTGACCTGCATCACCATAGCAAAACAGATCTTACCCAGCTCAAAGTTGTGCAAATGCGTCTCAACGAATCATTCTTTTTTAagatgaaaggagagaaagagtccccAAAATCACAATGCCCATTAATGAAGCTTGAAGAGGACTATGGAAAGAAACATAAAAAGTGAACATTGACTGTTGTTTATGGATAAGCTTGAAGTCTTAAAGACCAATTCAGTATTTCAGAATCAACATGTTCAGCTTTTGTTTCATGGCCTTCTAAAATAATCTCAAATACAGGGCCtacttttaaatgttaaatctaCCTTGATTTTGAGTCGTTCATCATTCATGTTTATGACGTTATGAGCTAGAAAAGAGTTATCCCTTGCTTACAATTCAAATTTATTTAATGACTTTTGTTCAAAAGTTGGCTGTATGGTATTTGGTACAAATTAATGGTATTTgctacagtaataataataaaagaaaaacatttattGTGGTGTAGGTGTGTATTGCAGTAGTCATTACTAGGCTACAATAATCCAGTTAATTGTGTCTGAATAGTTTGATTCCCATCCATTTCCACAGGTGGAAAAACACATAGACAGGGATTGTAACAGGTAATAGAAGACTGTAAAAACACAAACTCCCAGTGCTGGTACAACCCTGGGGGAAATTCTCGTCTATGGTTGCAGAACAAAGAAGTCCCAAAAGGGAAACGACAGGGATGAGAATGGTAATAGTAGATAGAGATGACAACATATTGTATCGTAAATCAAGAGTCAAAACGTAACAACTAAATAGCCAGTTTGTTAAGTTAAGCTTTAGTGGAATTGGCTGGCGCTGATGGTTCTGGGTTCTTTTGAATCAGCCTGGCATCCTGAGGAATCATATTTGGAATTCCATCAATAATGGGGTAAGCGATGCCGAAGTTCCTCATTTACAAGTTCGTTGTTTTTTCCGTCGTATCTGAGAAACAGAAACATTCATGAGAAATGATGTTAATAATTTGCAGTGTTCAGGTTActcaaaaaagtaattagttaattTAGCTACATCTTTAAATTGTAATTAGATTCATCATTACTTCTTTAGAAAAGTAACTACTTAACTCATTACTTAACTTGAATTGGTCTTGTAATCTACCAGTTCCCATATTTACCACATTCAAATACAAGATGAAACAGCCTAGTATCCTTTTGTTACACACTTCTGACcagttacaaaaaaaaactaacctagcctaggcctactaagcTTAGTTCAAGACTCAAGTCAGCCTACGTTTAATTATTCAACAGAGTAAAAACCAATGTACCGGGAAATGTACCAAGGTACAGGGTCTCAGAAAAGGATATTTCAACAATCCAGTAGACTaattacggagcccctaaggggacatgagcaaagtttagtttcatgtgggcacatgaaagtttcgcgTTGAGCACATATAACGTTttgcgtgagcacatgaaactaaactttagattttgttttgctcatgtccccttaggggctccgtaacTAATAACTAATCATTTAACTGACATTTTAACTCAATGCCCTAATGAAATTCAGAGCTTAAAGAATATGTTAAGCCATTATATGTAGCCTAATTATCGGCCATTACATGGCCTATAATTATCAAATCAGACCGACTGggttattacacacacagagagaagggtAAGTATCTGTCTAACTCTTGGGTAGACAGCACAGCTACTTTCTCAAGTTGACGTGTTTATTTTTAAGGGCCCGTGTCTATAATACACACGTTACATTCTTTACTGTTTAAGGTTACATTGTGAGTCGTTACTCCCATCGCTGACAATGAAGAAAAATATAACATCGTTCCCCGATCATATCCTCACCTTAGCTGTTTTTTAGATAGTGGGCATACGAGAATGTCAAGAAGGGACGTGTCGAAACGCTCTGTGTTGACCTTTCCCCCCGCGTTGTCAGTTAACATTTGATATCTTTCTGATGTTGACAGGGGAGTAACGCCACGCAAAAATAAAACCGAATCGCCTGATCCTTGAAGACGGCTAATTTTGTGAAATAATCGCCGATAAACAGCCAGAGACATGACCGAAAGAAATGCCCTCCAACGAAAACTGGTCGTGTAAGAAATACGTGCACCCACGTTTAATTCACTACGTGCAACTGAGTTGAGAAGTTCAGTTCCGACTCAGTTCAGTTTTGTGCGTCAGTTTCTACAAATACAGATaagaacaaaatgattcataccccaggcaaatattgattcaatgttaattttctttttatcgatatgtttgttctgactgaaaataacACTACCACATGTCAAAAgattgtaagacaatgtggtagaaacatggaataaaaaaaaaagcattttcatcttttttaacatttttatgaaaaatggcgtgTCCAAAAggattcataccctttttaaataatcaatggaaacatctttatttgcagctctcaaaatggttcttataatacttaccaagcctctccatgtctccacaatgattctagactgcacctttttaacagcaatctgGGCTTTGAGTCAAGAGAGATTATTTGCCAtccctctggccttgtgctcacttctttgacggattgaggtctggactatggctgggccactctaaaatgttggtattgttctcggttaaccatttcttgccttgtttagctgtatgttttggattaTTGTGtagtttaatggtccaatgccgcctattggggcaggtctctcggcagacaGCCTGATCATCTCCTCCAAAATTCTCAATTTGCTTAATTTGTTTACTaagtttactttgagaagttcaccaggtcccattgtctgaaaaacacccaaaactaatacatttctatagctatttTCCATATTGTGGATGGTAttttggtggttgaaatgtTCACTCCATCTCAAAATTGATCACTTGGTCATCTTGGATGCTGATCATGaatcactcttctccaaacatgcacagctCAGCTAAACCTTTATAAGGacacacctggacaaagaatGTAGCTTTCGCTGAATTtattttttgacccagggacatggcctgaaatggagattggcataaaaaaaagaagcattaaattccaatgacaccatgtccatttcaattgtgggggttagaaaagtattcttttgggatgattttcaaccagggggacttggtgaccttcccaaagtaaacggtaacactaaagcaagaggctatactgagattctggaggaaaagatgAGGCAGTGTGcaaagagacctgccccaataggcatcattggaccattaaatcatacaatgatccaaaacatacagccaaacaagtcaagaaatggttaacagagaacaatgtcatattttagagtggcccagccagagtccagacctcaatccgtcaaaaaagtgagtacaaggccagagtgatggcaaataatcgttcctgcctcaaaacccggatTGCAGCTAAAAACGTgcagtctacaatcattgtggagacatggagcgGCTTGGTacgtattataagaaccattttgattgcaaataaagatgtttccagtgattattttaaaagggtatgaataattgtaaacatgccatttttcataaaaatgttaaaaaagataaaaaaaattattccatgtttctaccacattgtcttacaacctattggcatgtggcagtgtcattttcagtcagaacaaacatattggtcaagagaaaatcaacattaaatcaatatttgccagaggtatgaataattttgttcttaactgtagctaccaattaaatttaaatatttaaataaacaaTTAAACTCACTTCTAAAAAGTTGAATGGTAACATTTGCACAACTGGAGGTAGGGGTTTGTGCAACCGTTCCTAAATCTGTTCTGTTCAGCTGAATTTCAATCACCACAGGATGGCAATGTTGTGTAAAGATCTCAGACAAGTAGTCCAGCAGCCATGGGATcagacctggttttgtcggtcaaagttttttttttttgcagaatcttGTAGACTGGCTTCTAAAAAGTTGAATGGTAACATT is a genomic window containing:
- the zgc:162634 gene encoding phosphatidylinositol N-acetylglucosaminyltransferase subunit Y, yielding MLSSLSTITILIPVVSLLGLLCSATIDENFPQGCTSTGSLCFYSLLLPVTIPVYVFFHLWKWMGIKLFRHN